The genomic interval CTGGATCTCCGTCGACCTGGGCGCGTCGGCGCAGATCAGCAAGGTGGTGCTCCAGTGGGACCCGGCCTACGCCAGGTCGTTCCAGATCCAGGTCTCGTCCGACAACACGAACTGGACCCCGATCTACTCGACCACCACCGGCACCGGCTTCAAGCAGACGCTGGCCGTCTCCGGAACCGGCCGGTACGTCCGCATGTACGGCACCCAGCGAGCCACCCCGTACGGCTACTCGCTGTGGGAGTTCCAGGTGTACGGCGCCGGCGGAGCCCCGATCACCCCGCCTCCGCTGCCACCCGGCCCCGCCGACCCGCCCCGGATCGTCTGGCAGGACGAGTTCAACTCCCCGGCGGGCACCAGGCCCGACCCAGCCAAATGGTCCGCGGACCCCGGCACCGGCCCCAACAACGAACTGGAGTACTACACCCACCACGACAACGTGAGCATGGACGGCGCCGGTCACCTCGTCATAGAGGCACGCAAACAGGCCACGCCCGGCACCTCGTGCCCGGCCGACCCGCTCACCGGGAGCGGCACCTGCCAGTACACCTCCGCCCGGATCAACACCGGCAACAAGTTCGAGTTCACATACGGCCGGGTCGAGGCGCGGATCAAGGTGCCCAAGGGCAACGGTCTGTGGCCCGCCTTCTGGATGATGGGCGCCGACTTCCTCGACGGCCGTCCGTGGCCGTACAACGGCGAGATCGACATCATGGAAGTCCTCGGAAAGGACGTGAAGACCTCGTACTCGACCGTCCACGCACCGGCCTACAACGGCGGCGGCGGGGTCGGCGCCCCCTACAAGCTGCCGGGTGACGCCGACTACTCGGACGACTTCCACGTGTGGGCCGCCCACTGGGACAGCAAGGGCATCGTCTACAGCCTCGACGGCCGGACCGTCCTCACGCTCGACAAGGCCCAGATCGAACAGACCCGCGGCCCGTGGGTCTTCGACCACCCCTTCTACCTGATCCTCAACCTCGCCGTCGGCGGCGACTGGCCCGGACCGCCCGACGCCTCGACCCCGTTCCCGGCGAAGATGCTGGTCGACTACGTTCGGGTCTATCAGTGACACGCCGTCCGCCGTGAACCGAGGGGCCGGGATCAGCGGTCCCGGCCCCTCCCCTCGGGAAGCCCGGACCCCGACCCGGTCCGGTTCGCCGGGCATCCCCGAAACGCAATCCATCCCCGCGCGAAGCGCCCCAGGAGAACGGCGCGGTGGATCCGCCAGCGCATCATGGCCGGCGGTCCCTTCGAAGTCCGGACAGGCGCCGGGACCATCGGCAGCGTTCCAGGCCGGCCGCCCACCCGGTCGCTCTTGGCGGCGGCAGTACTCCTCGTTGAGGTATTTGAGTCGGCGACGGCCCTCCTCCCCCGCTCGTGCGGCCCCGGGGGCCGGGACACCGACTCGGTGTGCAGCTTGAGACCAGGTCGGTCAGTGTGGAGGGCGCAGGCGAGGGCCACGGCCCGCTGGTCAGATTGACGCCGAGGGACCAGTGCTCACACGCCAGTTGGTAGTTGCGGCTGAGGAACGACCCCACCGGAAGCGGCGCCGGGCGGCATTGTCATCCGTACGGCCCTGTCAGTGCCCGCTGGCAGAACGGCGGGCGGTTCGCACGGTGGCCTGCCCTGTGCGCAGGGAGCGGAGACCGTCGCCGGATGCACGCTCCGGGCACCCGCCCGCGCACACCCGCACGGTGATCGCCTACACCATCTCGCGGGACGCCATCCAGGCCGGTGGTGTGCTCAGTTCGACCCCGAAGCTCAGAACTCCTGACGGGACGGTCGCCATGACCCTCGCGCGTGGCGGGTCAGGGGCCGCGGAACGTGGCGCGGTAGGCGCTGGGTGAGACCCCTAGTTGGGATCGCAGATGCAATCGCAATGAGTCGGCGGTGCCGAAGCCCGCGGTGACGGCGACCTCTTCGATGGGCAGGTCGGTGCGTTCCAGCAGGGAGCAGGCTCGCTCGATGCGCTGTCGGGCGAGCCACCGTCCCGGCGATGTGCCGATCTCGTCTCGGAAGCGGCGGGTGAGGGTTCGCGTGCTCGTCGATTCCTGGTCTGCCAGTTCCCGGAGCGTGATGGGCCGGTGGAGGTTCGCGAGTGCCCATTGGCGCGCTTTGCCGGTCGAGGAGACACTCGGGTCCGGCATCGGCCGCTGCACGTACTGCGCCTGCCCGCCCTCGCGGTGTGGCGGGACGACGGAACCGCGCGCCACGTCGTTGGCGACTGCTGCGCCGTAGTCGGTGCGGATCATGTGCAGGCACAAGTCGATGCCCGACGCCGCTCCGGCAGAGGTGAGGACGCCGTCGTCGTCGGTGTAGAGGACGTCCAGGTCGAACACGACCTCCGGGAACCGCTCCCGGAACCGGGCGGATGAGCGCCAGTGCGTGGTTGCCCGCCGCCCTGTCAGCAGGCCCGCCGCGGCCAGCACGAACGAGCCCGTACAGATCGAAGCGATCCGTGTGCCCGGCTGGGTCCGCGCCAGCGCGGCGGTGAGCGAGGGGTCAAGCGGCCCGCTCCAGGGTTCGAAGTCGTCCTCGGAGCCGGGGACGATGACGGTGTCGGCCTCGGCCAGTGCCTCGAGGCCGTGAGCGACGGTGATGGAGAAATCGGCGTCCGTGCGCATCGCGCCGGGCTCGGTCGCGCACGTCACGATCTCGTAGAGCGCGGCGCCGGCGGCCGAGCGCGCCTGGCCGAAGATCCGGTGGACGATGCTGAGTTCGAACGACAGCACCTTGTCACGGACCAGGACCGCCACTCGGTGGCGCCCGTCCTCAGCGAAAGCAGCCATGGCCCGATCCTCGCAGATATTGTCCATCAGGCCAGTCGTCGTGGCGGTGCCGCGCGGTCACCATCGACGTCATGAACGTTCTTTGGATTCTTGCCCACCCCGAACCCCGCTCGCTCAACAGCTACCTCGCCGCGGAGGGACAGCGCGCGCTCCGCGCTGAGGGTCACCAGGTCGAGGTGTCGGACCTGTACGCAATGGGCTGGAACCCCGTCGTCGACACCGCCGACTACGCCCACCCCCCGGCGAAGCGGTTCCAGGTCGCTGCCGCTGCGAAGCAGGCGTACGAGAGCGGCGCGCTGAGCGCCGACATTCGAGCCGAGCAGGAAAAGATCAACCGGGCAGACACCATCGTGGTCCAGTTCCCGATGTGGTGGTTCGGAATGCCCGCCATCCTCAAGGGCTGGTTCGACCGGGTCTGGCACCAGGGCTTCGCATACGGGTTGCGCGGTCCGAACGGCGAGTGGATCGGCTACGGGGACGGGTTCCTCGCGGGCAAGCGTGCGATGACGGTCGTGACCATGGGCGGGCCGGCAGGGCTCTACGGTGAGCGGGGCATTCACGGATCCGTCGACGAGCTGCTGTTCCCGCTGCAGCACGGCACCCTGTTCTACGCGGGCGCGGAGGTGCTGCCCCCGGTGCTGATCACGGGTGCCGACCGGTTCACGCCCGAGGAGGGCGAGGCGGCGGCCGAGGAACTGCGCGAGCGCCTGCTCGCGATTCCGACGACCGAGCCGATCGCGTACCGACCGCAGAACGGCGGAGACTACGGCCACGACCTCGTGCTGCGACCGGACGTGGCACCGGGGCTGACCGGTCTGAGAGCGCACGTGGCCTGACACCGGCACACCAGGGGAACGGCAGCCCGCGCGTGAGGACGGTCTCGCTCAGCTACTGGGATCGGCACCAGCCGACGGCCGCGATCAACCGGCCGTCGGCCGCAGGCCGTCGGAGAACGTGAGGGCGCCTGGCCGGCTGAGCGTGAAAGCGGGTGCTTCCGCACAGTTCGAGGGTGTCGAAATCCACCGGGCAACAGGAGGCCCCTGGTGCTCCAGTTCTTCGTGTCGGCATCGCGGTCGTCCCACCCGGCACCCGGCGATGTGTGATCGCCTCGCTCACCGGTTCGGGAACACCGGGAACCGGCCGTACGGGCGGCCGGGGTGTCCGTCCGGCATGAGTGACGCGGAATGGGGGCGTAGCGACACGATGCCGGTTCCCGGCCGGCGGGAAGGCCGCGGCGGGCAGCCGGAGGGCAGTCGGCGTCCCGCGCTCAGTGTTCGTCGAGGGTCGAGCGCAGAGGCGCCTCCCGCAGCAGCAGGACGGCGGCCAGTGCGAGCAGGGCGAAGGGCACGGCGGCGGTGAACACGTCGCCGAAGGCCTGGCCGTACACCGCCCGGACGCCGTCCACGGCCGGGGGACCCAGCGCGCGCAGGTCCGGCAGGCCGCCGTCGAGTCCGGTCCCGGCCGGGGCGTGCGCGGCGGTGAGGGCGTCCACGCGGGCGGTCAGCAGGGAGCCGAGGGCGGCGAGGCCGAGCACACCGCCGAGGCTGCGGGAGAGGATCACGAAGGAGGTGACGGCGCCGAGGTCGTCGGGGGGCGCCGCGTTCTGGGCGATCGGCACGAGGTTCTGCGAGACGACGCCGACGCCGGAGCCTCCCGCGAACAGGGCGGCGCCCACCAGGAGCAGCGGCGTACGGGCCCCCGCGGTGCCCATGACGGAGAAGCCGAGGACGAGCAGCAGGCCCCCCGCGGCCAGGGGGAGTTTCCAGCGGCCCCGCGCGCTGATGAGCCGGCCGGAGACGACGGACCCGGACAGCAGGCCGGCGATCATCGGCAGGGTCAGCAGTCCCGACACGGCCGGCGACTGCGCCCGGGCGACCTGGAAGTACTGGGCCAGCAGGGCGGGAGCGGCGAACAGCGCCGGGCCGACCGCGAAGCCGGCCAGCGCCGACAGCGCGACGGTGCGGTCCCGCAGCAGGCGTGGCGGCATCAGCGGGTCGACGGCCCGTGACTGCCGCCGGACGAACAGCGCGGCGAGGACGGGCACGGCACAGGCCGTTCCCGTCACCGGCCAGGACACCCATGGCACGCCGTTCCCGGCCCAGGTGACAGCGAGGAGGAGAGCCCCGACCATCGCGGTGAGCAGGGCCGCGCCCCACAGGTCGGGACGCGGCCCGCGCGACGTGCGCCCGGAGTCGGGCAGCCGCAGCGTGCGGTGGAGGGTGAGGGCGGCGCCGGCCGCGAGGAGCACGCCCAGATGGAAGCAGGCACGCCAGCCCACCCCCGGAGTGTCGGCCAGCACACCGCCGAGCGGAGGGCCGGCGACCGTTCCGGCCGTCATGACCAGCGTGATGCGGCCGTTGTACCGGCCGCGCTCCCGTGGCGGGACCAGCGCGGCCACGATCACCTGGGCCAGCGCGTTCACCCCGCCGGCTCCCAGCCCCTGCACCGCCCGCCCGGCGATCAACTGCCCGACGTCGCCCGCGAGCGCGCACCACGCCGATCCCAGGGCGAACAGGCCCAGTGAGATCTGGACCAGCGTCTTGCGGTCGGCGCGGTCGGCGAGCTTCCCCCACAGCGGCAGACTGAGCGTCGAGGCCACCATCGTGGCCGCGACGACCCACGTGAAGGCGGCCTGACCGCCGTCCAGGTCGGCGACGACGCGCGGCAGCGCGGTGACGACCACCGTGCTGGACAGCAGGCCGGCGAAGAGGCCGAGCAGCAGGGCGCGGAGCGCTCGGCGCGTCCGTACGGCGCTCTTGTCCACCGCGCTCACGAGCGGGGCGGCGGGCTGTGCCATGGGGATCCTCGGGGTCTGCGGGGTCACGGAGAGACGCCGTGACGGCTGGATGATGGCATCCGGCCGTGAGGGCACGGGACGCCACACGCGCCGTACACGTCACCGCAGTTGGGGAAGAGTTCAGCTGGGTGAACAGGCGGCTCGCACGGGTGATGCCGGGGTGAATGCCGTGGGCGTGCCGTGGGCGGAACCCCCGGTTCCTCCACCCGGCGGCGGGCTCCGTGCCCACCACTCCGAGCGGGGCGGTTCACCCAAAGATCATTTCGGGCCGGCGGACACCCCGGACGGTCAACTCACCGTGCTAGACACCGGATCGGCAGTCGATCATTCCGGATCGCGGTCGGCCGGCGCGGCGAACGCCGTGGTCACCAGGCCCTTCCCGGACCGATACCGCCGTCGCACCACGCTCGCCGCTCACCCCCCTCGTATGCGCCTGGGAGTACGTACGTGCAAGACGACCACCTTCGTGGCCTGCCGCTGACCCCTGGACAGTCGGGCATGTGGTTCGGCCAGCAACTGGCCCCGGACAGCCGCGCCTACAACCTCGGCATCTACGTCGACATCGCCGGCCCGCTCGACGTCGCGCTGCTGGCCGAGGCCACGCGCCGCTTCCTGGACGAGGCCGAGGGGTTCCGCGTCCGGATCCGGGAGCACGAGGGCGAACTGCGCCAGTGGGCCGAGCCGGACGACGCGTGGGAGCAGCTCTTCGTCGACGTGTCCGCCGAGGCCGACCCCGAGGCCGCCGCGCACCGCTGGATGACGGCCGACATGGCGCGCCCGCGCCGTGTCGGCCACCCCCCGAACCTCACCAGCGCGGTGATCCGCGTCGCCGAGCAGCGCCACTGGTGGTACTCCGGCGTCCACCATGTGATCAGCGACGGGGCCGGCGCCGGTATCGCCGTGCGGCGCGCCGCGGCCATCTACACCGCTCTCCTGGAAGGGCGCGATCCCGCGGAGGGGGCGTTGCGCCCGTTCCGTGAACTGCTGGACGAGCAGACGGCCTACCGGGCCTCGGACGACTTCCGCGCCGACCGGGCGTACTGGCGGGAGCGGATGGCCGGCCGGCCCGCGCCGGCCGCTCTCGTGGAACGTTCGGCGCCGCCCTGCGCCCCGGCGCACCGGCGCACCGCGTACCTGAGCGGGGAGGCCGAGTCGGGGATGCGGGCGGTCGCGCGGGCCGCCCGGTCGAGCTGGCCGGCCGCCTTCGTCGCGGGCGCCGCCGCCTACCTGCACCGGATGACCGGGGCGGACGACCTGGTGCTGGGCTTCCCGGTCACCGCGCGCACCGGGTCCGCCTCGGACGCCGTCCCCGGCATGGTGTCCAACGTGGTCCCGCTGCGCCTGAGGGTGGACCCCGGCCTGACCTACGGCGAGCTGACCGCCCGGGTCGCGGCCGAGATGAAGGACGCGGTACGGCATCAGCGCTACCCGGAGGCGGACCTCGCCCGCGACCTCGGCCTCTCCGCGGGCGGCCGGCTCTACGGGCCGGTCGTCAACGTCATGCCGTTCGGCCAGGACTTCTCCTTCGGCGGCCTTCCCGGGTCCCTGCACAGCCTGGCCGTCGGGCCGGTGGCCGACCTGTCGATCGCCAGCTACGGCGGACGCCCGGGACAGCGCGGCGCCATCAAGGTCGTCGTCGACGGCAACCCCGCCCTGTACTCGGACGGTGAACTGGCCGGACACCACGGGCGGTTCCTGCGGCTGCTGGAACGGCTCACCAAGGGGGACGACGCCGCCGCGCGGCCCATCGGCCACGGTGACCTGCTCGACGAGGACGAGCGGCGGCGGGTGCTGGGCGACTGGTCCGGTCCCGGGAACGCCGGCGGCCGCGCCGTTCCCGCTCCCGCTCCCGCACCGGTGAGCGATCCGGCGGGCGATCCGTGGCAGCTGGTCGCGGCCCAGGCGGCCCGGACGCCGGACGCCGTCGCGGTCACCGCCGGCCCGGAAACCCTGACCTACCGCGAACTGGTCGCCCGGGCGACCCGTCTGGCCGGCGTCCTGGCCGGTCACGGGGTGGGTCCGGAGGACCGCGTGGCGCTGGCGCTGCCGCGTTCGGCGGACCTGGTGGCCGGTGTGCTGGCCGTCCTGCGATCCGGCGCCGCCTATCTGCCGCTGGACCTGTCGCATCCGGCCGAACGGCTGGAGCTCATGGTGGCCGAGGCCCGCCCGGCCGTCGTCCTGACGACGGCCGCACTGGCCGAGCGGGCGCCGAGCGGCCCGCGACGCGTCCTGACCGACGGGCGGCAACGGCCCCAGGAGCCGCAGGGCGTGCTCCCCGCCGCGGTGCACGGATCGGCCGCCGCGTACGTCATCTTCACCTCGGGGTCCACGGGGCGGCCCAAGGGCGTCGTCGTCCCCCGGTCGGGCCTCGGCAACCTGCTGCTGGACATGGCCGGGCGGGCCGGACTGGGCCCGGGTGACCGCCTGCTCGCCGTGACCACGCTGGGCTTCGACATCGCCAACCTGGAACTGCTCGCGCCCCTGGTGGCCGGGGCCGCCGTGGTGGTGGCCGGGGCCGACGAGGTACGCGACCCCGCACGGCTGCGGCACCTGCTGGCGGCCGAGCGGGTGTCGGTGATGCAGGCGACGCCGAGCCTCTGGCAGGCGGTGGCCGCCGAGGTCGCACCCGTCCTCGGCGGTGTCCGCGTCCTGGTCGGCGGTGAGGCGCTGCCGGCCGCGCTGGCCCGTGAACTCCTCGCGTCCGCCGCGTCGGTGACCAACGTCTACGGCCCCACGGAGACGACGGTCTGGTCGACCGCGGCGGAGCTGTCGCCCGAGGACTCCGACGCCGCAGCATCGGCGCCGGCCACCATCGGACGGCCGATCACCGGCACGGCGGTGTACGTCCTCGACCGGTCCCTGCAGCCCGTACCGCCCGGCGTGGTGGGCGAGTTGTACATCGCCGGCGCCGGACTGGCACGCGGGTACGCGCAGCGGCCCGGCCTGACCGCCGAACGCTTCGTGGCCGACCCCTTCGGTGCGCCCGGCACCCGGATGTACCGCACCGGCGACCTCGCACACTGGACACCGGACGGCCGGCTGGTCTGCACGGGCCGGGCGGACCAGCAGGTCAAGGTGCGCGGGTTCCGCATCGAGCCGGGCGAGATCGAGGCCGTGCTGGCGGAACAGCCGGGCGTGGCCCGCGCCGCGGTCGTGCTCCGCGAGGACACGCCGGGCCGGCGGCAGCTGACCGCGTACTTCGTCCCGGGTGCGCAGCCCGTGGCAGGCGACCGGGAGCTGGCCGAGGCGCTGGCCCGGCACCTGCCCCCGTACATGGTGCCCGCGGCCTTCGTGGCCCTCCCGCAGCTGCCCCTGACGGCGAACGGCAAGCTCGACCGGGCCGCGCTGCCCGCCCCGGCGGCGACCGCCGCCGACGCCGGCCGGGCGCCCCGGAACGCGGTCGAGGAGACCCTCTGCCGGCTCTGCGCCGACCTGCTCGACACGCCGTCCGGCGTGAGCATCGACGACGACTTCTTCGCCCTCGGCGGCGACAGCGTCTCGGTGATGCGCCTGGTCGCCGCCGCACGCCGCGAAGGGCTGGCCCTCACCCTGCGCGACGTGTTCGAGCACCCGACCGTGGCGGACCTGTCCGCCGTCGCGGTTCCGCAGGGCAGCGGCACGGGTCACGCGGCCCCCGCGCAGGACGCCGTCCCGTCCGCTTTCGACGAGGACGACCTCGGGCGCCTGCGGGCCCGCTATCCGTCCTTCTCGGACGTCCTGCCCCTCTCCCCCGTACAACAGGGTCTGCTGTTCCAGTCCCTGCACGATGCGCAGAACGCCGGGGACGACGACTACACCGTGCAGCTCGGCTTCACGGTCGAGGGTCCGCTGGACGGGACCCGGCTGCGCGGTGCCTGGCAGGCCCTGCTGCGCCGGCACCCCGTGCTGCGCTCGGCGTTCGTCGCCGACACCGCCGACGCGCCGGCGCAGGTGGTGCTCGACGACGTCGAACTCCCCTGGCGCGAGGTGGACCTCACCGGGCCGCCGACGGCCGCCGGCCCCCGGGAACAGGACCGGCGGCTGCGGCAGGTGGCCGCCGGGGAACGGGCCGGACGCTTCGACCTGGCGCGTCCCCCGCTGCTGCGCGTCGCCCTGGTACGGCTCGCCCCCGAACGGCACGCCGTGCTCTTCACCCACCACCACATGCTGCTCGACGGCTGGTCGCTGCCCCTGCTGGGCCGTGAGCTGTTCGCCCTCTACCACGGTGAGCCCCTGCCGCCGGCGGCCCCGCCGCGCACGTACCTGTCCTGGCTCGAGCGGCAGGACCGTGACGCGGCCCGCGCCGCGTGGCGCGCCGAGCTCGACGGACTGGACTCGCCGACGCTCCTCGTGCCGGACGCCGCGGCGGAGGCGGAGCCGTCCCAGGGCCGCCACACCGTCGACCTGCCCACCGGCGCCACCGACGCCCTGCGGGACCTGGCCGCCGCGCACGGGCTCACCCTCAACACCGTCGTCCAGGGCGCGTGGGCACTCCTCCTCGCCGGGCTGA from Streptomyces sp. DH-12 carries:
- a CDS encoding MFS transporter, giving the protein MAQPAAPLVSAVDKSAVRTRRALRALLLGLFAGLLSSTVVVTALPRVVADLDGGQAAFTWVVAATMVASTLSLPLWGKLADRADRKTLVQISLGLFALGSAWCALAGDVGQLIAGRAVQGLGAGGVNALAQVIVAALVPPRERGRYNGRITLVMTAGTVAGPPLGGVLADTPGVGWRACFHLGVLLAAGAALTLHRTLRLPDSGRTSRGPRPDLWGAALLTAMVGALLLAVTWAGNGVPWVSWPVTGTACAVPVLAALFVRRQSRAVDPLMPPRLLRDRTVALSALAGFAVGPALFAAPALLAQYFQVARAQSPAVSGLLTLPMIAGLLSGSVVSGRLISARGRWKLPLAAGGLLLVLGFSVMGTAGARTPLLLVGAALFAGGSGVGVVSQNLVPIAQNAAPPDDLGAVTSFVILSRSLGGVLGLAALGSLLTARVDALTAAHAPAGTGLDGGLPDLRALGPPAVDGVRAVYGQAFGDVFTAAVPFALLALAAVLLLREAPLRSTLDEH
- a CDS encoding helix-turn-helix domain-containing protein, whose protein sequence is MDNICEDRAMAAFAEDGRHRVAVLVRDKVLSFELSIVHRIFGQARSAAGAALYEIVTCATEPGAMRTDADFSITVAHGLEALAEADTVIVPGSEDDFEPWSGPLDPSLTAALARTQPGTRIASICTGSFVLAAAGLLTGRRATTHWRSSARFRERFPEVVFDLDVLYTDDDGVLTSAGAASGIDLCLHMIRTDYGAAVANDVARGSVVPPHREGGQAQYVQRPMPDPSVSSTGKARQWALANLHRPITLRELADQESTSTRTLTRRFRDEIGTSPGRWLARQRIERACSLLERTDLPIEEVAVTAGFGTADSLRLHLRSQLGVSPSAYRATFRGP
- a CDS encoding discoidin domain-containing protein translates to MALAVILLSFAGLPGPPSAHAADPLLSQGRPVTVSSAENPFAGVNAVDGDPGTRWSSAFADPQWIQVDLGASAKISEVALNWEAAYAKAFQIQVSADARTWSTVHETAAGTGGDQRLTVSGTGRYVRMYGTQRATPYGYSLWEFQVYGSKDTGGDPDPAPGEKLLSYGRTGTASSSQHDGHCWECSPARAFDRDPATRWATSPTNGWTDPGWISVDLGASAQISKVVLQWDPAYARSFQIQVSSDNTNWTPIYSTTTGTGFKQTLAVSGTGRYVRMYGTQRATPYGYSLWEFQVYGAGGAPITPPPLPPGPADPPRIVWQDEFNSPAGTRPDPAKWSADPGTGPNNELEYYTHHDNVSMDGAGHLVIEARKQATPGTSCPADPLTGSGTCQYTSARINTGNKFEFTYGRVEARIKVPKGNGLWPAFWMMGADFLDGRPWPYNGEIDIMEVLGKDVKTSYSTVHAPAYNGGGGVGAPYKLPGDADYSDDFHVWAAHWDSKGIVYSLDGRTVLTLDKAQIEQTRGPWVFDHPFYLILNLAVGGDWPGPPDASTPFPAKMLVDYVRVYQ
- a CDS encoding NAD(P)H-dependent oxidoreductase, translating into MNVLWILAHPEPRSLNSYLAAEGQRALRAEGHQVEVSDLYAMGWNPVVDTADYAHPPAKRFQVAAAAKQAYESGALSADIRAEQEKINRADTIVVQFPMWWFGMPAILKGWFDRVWHQGFAYGLRGPNGEWIGYGDGFLAGKRAMTVVTMGGPAGLYGERGIHGSVDELLFPLQHGTLFYAGAEVLPPVLITGADRFTPEEGEAAAEELRERLLAIPTTEPIAYRPQNGGDYGHDLVLRPDVAPGLTGLRAHVA